In the genome of Methylomagnum ishizawai, the window CGTCATGATAATTAAAACACAACGGGGTCATATGCCAATGAAAGCGAAGCTACAACAGTTTTTTGGGTATTTTTTGATTGGCGTTTTGGGCTTGCTGCCCATCGTCATTATTTTCCAGATCGTCATTTATATTGAAGTCCTGCTCGGGGATTTCCTGGTGAATATCTGGGGACGTTATGAAAACCCTTGGGTTCCGGTGTTGCTGTTCGCCCTGGTCGTCGCGTTCTTCGCTTATATTGGGTACCTGCTCAAACAGGATAAAGCCTACCTCCTCTATTTCGTGGAGAAGATCATCCACCGGATTCCTTTGCTGGGCACTATTTACCGGGTGTCCAAGAAAATCCTGGGCCTGTTCCGGGGCGACGAGGAAAACCGCCTGCGGGAAGTGGTGTATATCGAATATCCCAAGGATGGGCTGTGGGTGCCGGCCTACATCACTAACCGGATGGGCGACCATGTGGTGGTGTACGTGCCGACCTCGCCCAACCCGACCTCGGGTTTCACCTTGATCGTGCATGAATCCAAAGTGGTGCATTCGGACATGAGCATCGAGCAGGCGTCCAGTTTCGTCATCAGCCTGGGGGTGGACATGCCCAAGCCGGACGAGGCCGGGCGTCTGATCCCGCCACGCGCCGACGCTTGAACCGGCACCCCGGCCCGCCGCGATCATAGCCCGAGGACGTTCCATGGTTTCACGTACCCAAGTTTTGCGGGCCTTGCTGGCCCGGCCCGGACTCCTGGTGATGCCGGGCTGCCACGACGCCCTATCCGCCCGTTTGGCGGAGGAGGCCGGTTTCGACAGTGCCTTCATGAGCGGCTTCGCGGTGTCGGCCACCCGGTTGGCGCTGCCGGATACCGGGCTGATTTCCTACGGCGAATTGCTGGAACAGGGCCGTAATATCTGCGGCGCGGTGTCCATCCCGATCTTCGGCGACGGCGATACCGGCTTCGGCAACGCCCTCAACGTCAAGCGCACGGTCGAAGGCTATGCGCGGGCGGGCTTCGCCTGCGTCATGTTGGAGGACCAGGTCGCGCCCAAGCGTTGCGGCCACACCCAGGGCAAGGCCGTGGTGGGCCGGGCCGAGGCCGCGCTCCGCATCCGGGCGGCGGTCGATGCCCGCGAGGAGGGCGCGGATATCCTCATCATGGCCCGCACCGACGCCCGCGCCACCGAGGGACTGGACGAGGCCATCGCCCGCTGCCGGTTGTTCCGGGAGTTGGGGGCCGATATGACTTTCCTGGAAGCGCCCGAGAGCGCCGAGGAGATGCGGCGTTATTGCGGGGAGGTGGAGGGGCCGAAAATGGCCAACCTGATCGAACGCGGCAAGACCCCGCTGCTGCCCCACGCCGAGTTGGAGGCCATGGGTTATAAGATCGCGGTCTATCCCCTGGCCCCGCTCGGTGCCGCCATCGGCGCGATGCGGGAGGTTTTGGCGCGGATCGGGCGGGGCGGGCGGCCCGGAGGAACGGTGGATTTCGAGGCGCTGAAGGCGGCGGTGGGTTTTCCGGGGTATTACGCCGAGGATGAGCGTTACCGCTGACCCGCGCCCCGGCGGTTTTTTATGGACAGTGCCCGCGTGGCACGCGAAACTAAGGCGGGTCTCCGGGTCGCCGGAAACCGCTCAAAACAGCATTACAACTACAAGAGAGGGATTCCATGAGATTGCAGCATATTTTCCATCATCTCGGTGTGGGCGCGGTCATCGCCGCCGGTCCGGTCCCGGCCTGGGCCGCCGAGGGCGGTGTCCTTGGGGATAATCTCCCGGTCTTGGGCGTGGTCGCCGCCTTGCTGATTTTCGCGCTCACCCGCAAACCCGAAAAATCGGTCGCCCCGCCCGCCGCCGTCCCGGCAGCGGAAGCCGACCCCGTCGCCGTTCCCAGCGAACCCGAAGCCGAAGTTCCCGCCGAGGAGCCTGTCACGGACGAAACCCCGTCCGAGCCGGGCGAACCCGCCGCTTCCGAAGAAGCCGCCCCCGCCGAGCCCGAGCAGCCGGCACCTTCCGAAGAGAACGCCGCTTAATCCCACGCATTCACGGTGGGGGTCATCGCCCCGGTGTTCCCCCCGCCGTCGTCATCTTTGTATCGCCCCGTGTAGATGGCTTGCCGGGTCCGCTGTGTGTCTCGGCTTGGCGTCTTTCTTGGGATACAGGCCAAACTCTGGATTAGGTGCGCGGATTGAGCGCCATGCTTATTTGAGCGGGCGTTCCGACGGAGCCGGACGGGGGCTGATTGCAAAATCGCGCGGTTCGGATAACGATCAGCGGTTATCGCCGTAGGGTCGGCGGTGATTCATATCACACAATTTTTCAGTAATATTTACTAGAATCTGAATAAGAACTTTGATAGGACATCGGCAAGAGCGATGTTTGAAGGTGGAAAAGTGCCGGGACCGGAATTGCATTTATAAGGGGGCGATGGCGCGGGCGGGTCGACAAATGGTCGTCCGGTGTGGTGTTTTCGATATTAAGGCACGAGGTTTGCGGTTCATGTTTGGGAATGGATTGAATAGGCCGGGCCTGGGAATATCCCACGATGGCTACACATTGGTGGAGATGTTGGTGGTGGTGAGCATGTTGGGCATTTTGGCGTCGATTGCCCTGCCCGCCTACCGCGATTACGTGGTCCGGGGCAAATTGCCCGAGGCCACCTCTAATCTGGCCCAGAAAAGGGTGAACATAGAGCAGTACTTCCAGGACAACCGTACCTACGTGAGTGCGCCCGATTGCGACCCG includes:
- a CDS encoding isocitrate lyase/PEP mutase family protein, yielding MVSRTQVLRALLARPGLLVMPGCHDALSARLAEEAGFDSAFMSGFAVSATRLALPDTGLISYGELLEQGRNICGAVSIPIFGDGDTGFGNALNVKRTVEGYARAGFACVMLEDQVAPKRCGHTQGKAVVGRAEAALRIRAAVDAREEGADILIMARTDARATEGLDEAIARCRLFRELGADMTFLEAPESAEEMRRYCGEVEGPKMANLIERGKTPLLPHAELEAMGYKIAVYPLAPLGAAIGAMREVLARIGRGGRPGGTVDFEALKAAVGFPGYYAEDERYR
- a CDS encoding type IV pilin protein translates to MNRPGLGISHDGYTLVEMLVVVSMLGILASIALPAYRDYVVRGKLPEATSNLAQKRVNIEQYFQDNRTYVSAPDCDPDTTTSKYFIFVCNAVAPVTFTLQAVGTGDMTGFTFSIDSAGIKQTVAVPTGWTLPTTNCWVTRKDGSC
- a CDS encoding DUF502 domain-containing protein, translating into MKAKLQQFFGYFLIGVLGLLPIVIIFQIVIYIEVLLGDFLVNIWGRYENPWVPVLLFALVVAFFAYIGYLLKQDKAYLLYFVEKIIHRIPLLGTIYRVSKKILGLFRGDEENRLREVVYIEYPKDGLWVPAYITNRMGDHVVVYVPTSPNPTSGFTLIVHESKVVHSDMSIEQASSFVISLGVDMPKPDEAGRLIPPRADA